In one window of Cytophagaceae bacterium ABcell3 DNA:
- the arsC gene encoding arsenate reductase (glutaredoxin) (This arsenate reductase requires both glutathione and glutaredoxin to convert arsenate to arsenite, after which the efflux transporter formed by ArsA and ArsB can extrude the arsenite from the cell, providing resistance.) — protein sequence MAKIYHNPRCRKSREALAFLKEQNIEPEIVEYLKTPPTKEELSEVINKLGIKAEDLIRKKEAVYKENFKGQSLSDEEWIEAMAQNPVLIERPIVIKGDKAYIARSQEALEQIK from the coding sequence ATGGCCAAAATATACCATAATCCAAGATGTAGAAAAAGCCGTGAAGCATTGGCATTTCTTAAAGAACAGAACATTGAACCTGAAATTGTGGAGTACCTTAAAACACCTCCTACCAAAGAGGAGCTTTCTGAGGTCATCAACAAGTTAGGAATTAAAGCAGAAGACCTTATCAGGAAGAAAGAAGCCGTATACAAAGAAAACTTCAAAGGTCAAAGCCTCTCTGATGAGGAATGGATAGAGGCCATGGCACAAAACCCGGTTCTGATAGAAAGGCCTATTGTGATAAAAGGAGACAAAGCTTATATAGCCAGATCACAAGAAGCGTTGGAGCAAATCAAATAA
- a CDS encoding Ldh family oxidoreductase: MYSYRKLLNFTKDIFIKIGCSPEDANLASEVLLSADLRGVDSHGVARLSGYVRLWEAGRINTKPNIRIVHETPSTAVVDADAALGLVAGPKAMAIAMGKAEKCGTGWVSVKNSNHFGIAGYHAMLGLEKDMIGMAMTNASPLVAPTYSLERLLGTNPIAISIPAGQQPPLVVDMATTTAPNGKLEILQRKNLEAPTGWIQDKGGQTSLNPHELKNGGALLPLGGDREHGSHKGYCLGSVVDILSAVLSGANYGPWVPPFVSFLPVQEDPVGEGVGHFFGAMRVDAFRPAEDFHKHMDHWINRFRNSAAVEGEKVLIPGDPEREISAERLNNGIPLLEPVVKDLASLGQKFSVQDLEAEPS, from the coding sequence ATGTATTCATACCGGAAACTTCTTAATTTCACAAAAGACATTTTTATCAAGATAGGCTGTAGCCCTGAAGATGCGAATCTGGCCTCAGAAGTATTGCTTTCTGCAGATTTAAGAGGGGTAGACTCTCATGGTGTGGCTAGGCTTAGCGGGTATGTCAGGCTATGGGAGGCCGGTCGCATCAACACAAAACCAAATATCCGAATAGTACATGAAACCCCTTCTACAGCAGTAGTAGATGCCGATGCGGCACTTGGATTAGTAGCAGGCCCTAAGGCCATGGCTATAGCCATGGGAAAAGCTGAAAAATGCGGTACAGGATGGGTGTCTGTAAAAAACTCTAACCATTTTGGCATTGCCGGATACCATGCTATGCTAGGCCTAGAAAAGGATATGATAGGCATGGCCATGACTAACGCAAGCCCTTTAGTCGCGCCAACTTATTCATTAGAAAGGTTATTAGGCACCAACCCTATTGCTATTTCCATTCCGGCAGGACAACAACCTCCCTTGGTAGTTGATATGGCGACTACAACAGCACCGAACGGAAAGTTGGAGATCTTGCAAAGGAAAAACTTAGAAGCGCCCACCGGATGGATACAAGACAAAGGCGGTCAAACATCTCTCAACCCTCATGAACTCAAAAACGGTGGTGCACTACTCCCGCTTGGAGGAGACAGGGAGCATGGAAGCCATAAGGGTTATTGCCTCGGATCGGTAGTGGATATTCTCTCGGCTGTGCTTTCAGGAGCCAATTATGGCCCATGGGTGCCTCCGTTCGTAAGCTTTTTGCCTGTACAAGAAGATCCTGTAGGTGAAGGCGTTGGACACTTTTTTGGAGCAATGCGTGTAGACGCTTTCAGGCCGGCAGAAGACTTCCACAAGCATATGGATCATTGGATAAACAGGTTCAGAAATTCTGCGGCAGTAGAGGGCGAAAAGGTTCTAATTCCGGGAGACCCTGAAAGAGAAATATCTGCTGAACGTTTAAATAATGGCATCCCTCTTTTAGAGCCTGTTGTAAAAGACCTGGCAAGCCTCGGCCAAAAATTTTCAGTACAAGATTTGGAAGCAGAGCCTAGCTAA